Below is a window of Thermodesulfobacteriota bacterium DNA.
GTGCCATGCGCTGTAATCATAACCACAATCGTCTGGGGAGACAGGCTCTTAATGTCTCTAAGTATATCCATGCCGGACATATCAGGCATGACCATGTCTAACAGCACCATATCAAAGGAACCCTCTTGGAACATCATAAGCCCTTTTCGGCCATTTTCAGAGACCTCCACCGTGTATCCGGCTTTGGCTAAAGCATCGGATACTGTCACAAGTAAGATAGGTTCATCATCTATAAGCAAAACCTTACCTCTCTCCATGCTGTAGCCCCTTTAAAAACGATTTATGGGTCTTCTTATCCTCCCGATGATTGACAGGCAAAAGTATCATGAATTGACTTCCAAAGCCTTCTTTACTTTCAACCTCGATTTCTCCGGCATGGTCCTGAATAATTGCGTAACTGACAGAAAGACCAAGCCCGGTTCCCTGTTCGTGTTCTTTTGTACTGAAAAAAGGATCGAAAATCCTATCCAGGTTTTCCTTTGGGATCCCGCACCCCCTATCCCTTATTATTACACTAACATTTTTATCCTCCTGACGAGTCTCGATCCAAAGGTCTCCCCCTTCTGGCATAGCTTGGATGGCATTCAATATAAGATTCACAAAAACCTGAATTAACTGATGAGGATCTGCCAATATCTTTGGAATATCTTCATCAAACTCTTTCAGGACAGTAATACGATTTGAAGAGAAGTGATGGGAGGTCATCTCCAACGTCCGGTTCATCAACATATTAATATCAGTTGGTTCGGGCTGAAAATTCCTTTGCTTGCCAAAATTTAAGAGCTGTTTAACTGTCCTCCGTATTCGTTCCAGACCTGTTTGGATCAGGTTAAAATATTTGACCCTTAACTCCTCATCCTGCGAGTTTTGTCTGAGAGTTTCAAGACAGGTTAGAACACCCCCTAAGGGATTATTGATTTCATGGGCTAAACCCGCCGCCAGCTTCCCCATCGCTGCCATTTTCTCAGTCTGAATCATGTTAGCATGGGTACGTCTAAGTTCCCTTCTGGCCTGATTGAGGTTATCCATCATGGTGTTAAAAGCCTGACTCAGAAACCCTATTTCATCCTTATGGCTGATAGAAGACCGAATCGATAAATTCCCTCTGCTTACCTCTCTCAGGTCGTCCGTTAATTTTAGAACAGGTCTTATAATCTTTAGGGTTAAGACATAAACGATAATAAAAGTGAGAGCTATCAGCACTGCCGATAAAAAAATCATCTCATTATAAGGTTTAACTAAATATCGCTTGAGCGTCTTGCTTTGCAGACTCTGTAAATAAAATCCAACTCTTAAATAACCCACTTTCTTATATCCATAGATAAGAGGTGTGGAAATTTCCAACATTTCCTGGTCAGCTTTATATCTTCGAATGAGTGTCTTATTGGGGAGAGTATCTTGCAAAGTAGTTTGCCCCAGAGGAATCTCTCTGTATCTCTCGAAACCTTCCTTATAACGGTCTCTTATTATCTGGCCAGAGGCATCGGCAATAACAACATATCCTATGTTTAAGTTTTTGTTAATCATCTGTCCAATATGTTTATCTAACACTCCCCCACCCTTCTTCCCCATCTCTGGTTTCTCATTCATTACGGCATCAGAAATAGAAACCGCAAACACTTCTACCAGATCTTTCTTTCCCCGTTCTAGGTTCTCCTTTGTCAAACGGTATTCTCTATAAATGGAAAAAGCCATCATAATGATAACCATTAGGATCAAAAAACCGGAGATAAGATAGAATTTGGTCTTAAGACTCCACGCATTTTTATGAGAGAAGGGGAAAAAAGGCATAAAATCCTCTTATACCTTATAATCTATTGACTTAACTAGCACTTATTTATATTATTAGGAAAAGGAAGTCAAGGTTGAAAATAAACAAAAATGTCGCCCAAATTCCACAGTTTATTTCCTGGTTTTTTTATATGTACTTTTAATTAAACAACCTCAATATTCCCAAGCACATGAATATTCTTATTCCCTCGTTGTAACTGGTTAACTTATAGATCAGACTTACTTAGGAAACCCTTGCAACTTTTTCCTTGACTGGGAAGTATATATAATATAAACACAGATAACCTCATAGTACAAGTAACAATTAATCAATAAGAATTGAAACTGGATAAAACGCTTTTTTAGCCTGTATCTTTGAGGTAAAGAAGTCTCCCATCTCGGTCTTTATACAACCAAGGAGGAAAGAATGTGAATGAATTTAGTGATCAAAGGGAATGGATGCCAGTTGAAGATAGAGAAAGGTATCTTGTAGATAAGTTTAGAGAAGTGGCTATACATGCCTATAAGAATGCACCGGCAATGAAGAAAAGATTTGATGAAGCCGGAGCTGATCCCTCTAAGATAAAGAGTATCAAGGACTTAGAGAAAATTCCTATAGTGACAAGAGACCAGTTTATAAAGATGCAACGGGAAGCTCCTCCTTTTGGTGGTTTCTTGACTGTGCATCCCAGGGAACTCAAGAGAATCTTTATCCATCCCGGCCCCCAATATGAAACCCTTGCTGATACGGATATCGAGCATGCACTAAAGGTCGTCTGGAAGATAGGAATAAGAAAGGATGATATAGTTATAAATGCTCTGTCTTATCATCTTGTTGCTGCCGGGCTGTTACTGGATGATCTCATAACTGCTATGGGAGCAACAGTAGTTCCAACCGGGATAGGGAACACCAGTTTACAGGTTCAGATCATTCATGATTTGGAGGCCAGTTACTTTGTCGGATTTCCCCTTTTTCTTATGAATATAATACAAGAGGCAGAGAAAATGGGGTACGATTTCAAACGTGATTTTGCCCTGAAAAAGGCACTTGCCCTTGGAACCTCTCCGGTAAGAAAGAGTCTGGAGAAGGATTACAATATAGATACCAGAGAGCTCTATGCTTTCCTGCCTGTGGGGTTGCCTGCATGTGAATGTGACCAGAAGTCTGGCATGCATATAGAGGAAGACTTTATCGTCGAGATAGTTGACCCGTTGACCGGGAAACAGCTCCCTTGTGGTGAAGTAGGCGAGATAATTGTTACCACTCTTTTCAATGATGTCTTGCCGAGGATTCGTTTTGGAAGCGGCGATCTTGCCTATTGTACAGATGAACCATGTCCCTGCGGGAGGACATCTACCCGTATTGTAAAGGTTGTCGGAAGGGTAGGAGAGGCGGTAAAGACACGGGGTATGTTTATCCATCCTTTAGAGGCAGAGGATGTAGTTTCGAGGTTATCTGGGGTTTCAAAATTCCAGATATTGATCAGTCACCATGAAATGAGGGACTTCATAACCGCTAAATTTGAGCTTACAGACGAGGGTGTTGATAAGGAGAAATTAGCTGACACTTTTATGAAGAGTTTCCAGAATATATGCCGTCTTAGGGTAAATAAGGTTGAATTTGTGTCCAGGGGTACTATACCTGATGATGCAAAGAAGGTTATGGATTTAAGAAAAGAGGTCATTCTTTGAACAATCGCAGCAATTATTAATAGCCTTTTAATTTCAATTGATTAGCATGCATTCGGAAGGAGAATTTCGATGGCAAATGAGTATGAATACTGGAGCAAAGAACTGGAAACCATGCCTCAAGAAAGATTAAGAGAACATCAATTAGGAAGATTAAAAAAACAGTTAAAATACGCATATAAAAATTCTCCTTATTACAAGAAGAGTTTTAATGAGGCTGGAGTGAAACCAGAAGATATTAAGTCCTTTGAAGACTATCAAAAGGGTATACCTTTCATATCAAAGCCCCAACTAATTGAAATTCAGGCTCGAAATCAGCCCTTTGGGGGGCTATTGGCAGTCGAGCCAAAGGAACTCAGCCAGCTCTTTTATGCTCCTGGACCGATCATCTATCCATTTACATGGAAAGAATGGGGTTATGTAATAGAGGTCGTAGCGCGGGCACTCTTCACTATGGGTGCACGCAAAGATGACATAGTAGACTGTACGGTCAATTATAATTGGGTAATTGCTGGCATGCTCTTGGGTGATGGTATGAAGATGGTTGGTTGCGCAGTACTCCCTGGTGGAGTTGGCATGACAAGGACTCACATAGAAGTGATGAAACTGACCAAATGCTCTTTAATCTTTGGGTTTCCTACATTCTGTCAGCAATTAGCAGATACAGCAATTGAAATGGGGATTGCCCCGGATAAAGACCTTTCTATCAGACTAGTCCAAGTTTTTGGTGAGGTAAGGACAGAGGCTGGCAAAAAGGCATTAGGAGAAGCATTTGGGGCAAACGTCCGGGAACTGTATGGTACAGCAGACCTGGGGATAGTTGCCGCTGAATGCTCAGAAAGCGGTGGTATGCACCTTGATCCAGATGTCCTTGTGGAGATATTGGACCCTCATACAGGACAGCCTGTAGCTTGGGGAGAAAGTGGGGAGATATGCGGATGCGATTTTAACAGGAAGGCTATGCCTATTATCCGCTATAGGACAGGGGATATTACTGAAGGTTTAAATCTGGAGCCATGTTCCTGTGGGAGAACTACACCTAGGATCAAACGAATATTGGGTCGTGTGGGAGATATACCAAGAATAAAGGGAATGTTTATTTCTCCCAGACAGATAGACAACGTCCTCGATAATTATCCAGAATTGGGTAAATACCAAATAATTGTAGAAAGGCCAAAGCTCCGCGATGAACTTACTATAAAGATTGAATACAAAAAGGCAGTTAACTTAGAAGGCATAACGGAAAGATTAGTAAATGATTTAAAAGTTGCCATTCGCGTAACCCCCCAGCTTGAATTGGTTAAAAAAGGAATAATCCCTGAGGATGCCCCATTGGTGGATGATAGAAGGAAGGTTTAAAAAAGGTTCTTTTTAGGGATTAAAATTCTTCTTGACATGTTACACGTTTTATACTAGTTAAATAATTCTATTTTTTAAAAGCCAAATAATCCTGTTGCGCTGTTGTCTTGTTACCTAGTCAAAATTAAAAAGATGGGGTAGACCTCTTCAACTGAGCGCTGATCTTGTTTTTATACACTTAACATCCTGTCTACTGCCCAATCACCCTATCTCCAGTATTTTTGAAGAAGCTGCTCTGAACTTAATAGATTTGAGGGCTTTGAGAGACTATCCTTTTTAGCTTTAACAAGCACTGCAATACTTTTATCTTTTATAAGTTTTTTTACAGGCAGACGAAATTTCAATAGATGTGGTTATATAGTCTCCTTTTAAAGGGAGAAAAGAAGATTTTATAAATAGATAGAAGGAGGAATTAAAATCTTATGTTGACCTTAAACAATGTTGAGGTTGTGTACAATGATGTCATCGCAGCTGTAAGGGGCATTTCTTTTGAAGTCCCGGACAAGGCTATCATTGCCCTCTTAGGGTCTAACGGTGCCGGTAAAAGTACTACCCTTAAAGCAATATCGGGGATATTAAAATCTCAGGATGGAGAAATAGAGGATGGGTCTATAGAATTCAACGGGGTAAGATTAAATGAAAAAAGTCCTGAAGAAGTGGTGAGAATGGGAGTATGCCAGGTTCCTGAGGGTAGAAGGGTATTCGATGATCTTACGGTTGATGAGAACATTAGAGTAGGCGCCTTTACCCGTAAAGACAAAAATAGAGTAACCAGAGACTATGATTTCGTGATGGACTTATTCCCACTCCTGAAAGAGAGAAAAAACCAACTGGCTGGTTATCTCAGTGGAGGGGAACAGCAGATGTTAGCTATTGGCAGGGGCATGATGTCAAAGCCTAAACTTATGATGCTGGATGAACCATCTCTCGGGTTGGCTCCACTGGTTGTTAAAGAGATATTTAACGTTATTATGCGTATTAACCAGGAAGAGGGGACGGGTATACTCCTTGTGGAGCAGAATGCAAATGTCGCCCTTCTTCACGCAAGTTATGGGTACATTATGGAAAATGGCAAGATTGTAATGGATGACAAAAGCGAGAAATTAATAGAAAATGAAGACGTAAAGACATTTTACCTGGGTCTGACTGAGGATGCTCAAAAGAAGAGCTACAAGGAGGTAAAGCATTATAAGAGAAGGAAAAGGTGGTTGAGTTAATGGAAATTAAGTTTTAGAAAAGGACATTACAGGTTAAAAAGGAGTTGGTTATGCATCAGCAGTCAAATGAATATCAGTTAGAGATAAGAGACTTGTCTATGAGGTTTGGGGGGATAGTGGCACTGGATAATGTGAGCTTCGGGATTAAAAAGGGGGAAATATTCTCTATTATAGGCCCTAATGGTGCAGGGAAGACAACGATCTTCAATTGCATAAGCAGGGTTTATACGCCCCAAAGGGGAGAGATTACCTTTGAAGGCCATAATATCCTGAAACTCAAACCCCACAATGTCGCGGGGTTAGGGATTGCCAGGACATTTCAGAATGTGGAACTCTTTAAAAACATGACTGTCCTTGATAATCTTATGCTGGGCAGGCACCATATCATGAATTGCGGTGTCATAGCAGGGGGGATTTATTTGGGAAAGGCACAGCATCTGGAAATCGAACATAGAAAAAGGGCAGAATGGATAATAGATTTCCTTGAAATGGAAGCAGTTAGAAAGCAGGTGGTCAGAAACCTGCCCTTTGGAACCCAGAAACGGGTAGAACTGGCAAGGGCACTGGCAATGGACCCTAAGATTATCCTGCTGGATGAGCCAGTCTCAGGGATGAATCTGGAAGAGACCGAAGACATTGCAAGGTTTATCCTGGATATAAATGAAGAACTGGGAATAACCTGTGTCATTGTTGAACATGACATGGGTGTAGTAATGGATATTTCCCACAGGGTGGCTGCTATAGATTTCGGAGAGAAGATAGCTGAAGGCACTGCCAGTGAGATACAGCAAGATCCCGAGGTAATTAAAGCCTATCTGGGCTCAGAAGATTTAGTAGTCGGCAGACGGGTTGAAGAATATTAAAAGGAGGAACTTCTATGATAAAGGATACCTTTCCTCATAAGTTTTTTGAGCAGGTAAAAAAGTACGGAGATAAAAGGGTTGCACTAAGGGAAAAGGAATTTGGTATCTGGCAGGAGATAACATGGAAAGAATATGGAGAAAATGTCAGAAACTTTGCCCTAGGACTAGTAAGCCTTGGTCTTGAAAAAGGAGACAATGTATGTGTTATTGGCGAGAGCTGTAAAGAATGGGTTTATGCTGATATAGCTATACAGTCAGTTGGAGGTGTTACAGTAGGAATTTATTCGGTCGACTATGCTGAAGGCGTCAGATATATTGTAGACAACTGCCAGGCCAAGTTCATCGTTGCAGAGGACCAGGAACAGACAGATAAAGTCCTGGAATTTAGGGATCGACAACCTCATCTTTTGAAATGCATTGTGATGGACCCGAAAGGGCTTCGGAACTATAATGATCCTTTTATCATCAACTTTTATGATTTAGTAGATATGGGCAAAGAGCTGGACAGAAAAGATCCTTCCTTGTTACAAAAACGCATGGATGAAATCGAGACTGATGATGTCAATATGATGCTCTATACCTCGGGCACAACCGGAAAACCCAAAGGAGTGATGTACACACATAGAACCATTAAACATCTGATATCAGGGTTAACCCAGGCAAATCCAGTATATGGAAGCGATACTGTCCTTTCCTTTCTTCCCTTGAATCATGCCATAGAAAGGATTATGTCTGTAATCATACCTGTTCATATAGGATGTACAGTAAACTTCGCCGAGGATACCTCAACAGTAGAGCAGAATATCAGGGAAATATCACCCACCTTTTTCTTAGCAGTTCCCCGGATATATGAAAAACTCTCCTCTGCCATACAGATAAAGATGCAGGATGCAACCTGGATAAAAAGGTTGTGTTATAAGATTGCAATGCCCATCGGTCATAGGATATGCGCCTTTGATGAAAAAGGAGAAAAAATACCTTTTTACTGGAGGATTTTGAATTTCCTTGCATATCTACTATGTTTCAGGGCGCTTCAGGATCATCTGGGGTTTTTGAGAACCCGAATAATGTATACTGGAGGTGCCGCCGTTGCTCCGGAGATGAACAGATTCTTTTATTCCATCGGTATCAAGCTGAGAGAACTATACGGAATGACTGAGATCGGTATCGCCACTACCCATCAGGGAAGGGGATTTAAGATTGGAACGGCGGGTAAGGTGTTACCTGGTATTGAATACAGGATAACCGAGGAAGGGGAATTTATATGCAAAACTCCAGCTATGTTCAAGGGTTATTATAAAAACCCCAAGGCAACCGAGGAGGCTAAAGGAGATGGCTGGATGAGGACCAACGACCTGGTTTATATGGATGACGAAGGCTATCTCCATGTTCTGGGCAGGAGGCAGGATATATTTATCTCTTCCGATGGTAAAATGATAGCCCCTGATGAGATAGAGAATAAACTGAAGTTCAGTCCACTTATAATGGAAGCAATAGTAGTTGGCGAAGGCAAGGAGCATCTGGCTGTTCTTATTCAGATAGACTACCCGTATGTGGGTAAATGGGCAATGAATCAAAAGATACCCTATACTACATTCAAAAGCCTCTCCATGAGACCCGAAGTATATGGACTGATTGCAGAGGAGATAAGGAAGGTGAACAAGACCCTTGCACACGACAGGCAGATCAAAAAGTTTACGTTGCTCACCAAAGAGCTGGATCATGATGAGGATGAAATGACGGCTACCCAGAAAGTACGAAGGGCAGCGATTCGTGAAATGTATAGGGACATTATTGAGGGAATTCACGAGACAGGGTATGATGTGTAACTAAATATAATTAAAAAGAAAAGAAACATAAGGAGGAGAGATGTTTAGTGATCAGTTACATTTTTTGGCTCAATTAGTAGTAAGTGGGATTACAGTAGGAAGTGTTTATTCCTTAATCGCCTTAGGATTCGTCCTCATTTACAAAGCCACAGATGTACTCAATCTGGCAATAGGTGAGTTAATGATGCTTGGGGCATATTTCTGTTTTACCCTTATCACTACCTACAAGATCCCTTATATCCCAGCATTCCTGATTACCCTCGTCTTCTCGGCTATCCTGGGTATCTTGCTGGAACGCATCATATTAAGACCTATGATAGGTGAACCTATACTTGCTATAGTAATGATAACAATCGGCTTGGGCACAGTGTTTAGAAGTATAATAGGAATGATATGGGGACCTTTAAACTATGTATTTCCAGGTCCTTTTTCAGAAGAACCGCTTATGCTCGGTACCATAGCAGTCTCCCATGTACATCTATGGGCAATGATAATGGCTATTATAGTTATGATATTATTCTTGTCCTTCTTTAAATTCACTACAATGGGTATCGGCATGAGGGCAACGGCAGATGATCAGGATATAGCCTTCTTGATGGGTATAAGTGTGAAGAAGGTAGTGGCTGTATCATGGTTGATAGCAACGGTGGTATCTTCAATAGCCGGTATCTTTCTGGCAAATATAAATCTTTTAAATCTAAATCTCTATTTTATAGGATTGAAGGCTTTACCTGCTGCTGTTATGGGAGGATTGGACAGTATCGCAGGTGCAATGATTGGAGGAGTAATAATAGGGGTTCTGGAGAACCTGGCTGGAGGATACCTGGATCACCTATTCGGTGGAGGTGTTAAAGAGGTAGCTGCTTTTATAATTCTCCTCCTGATTATGATGATAAGACCCTACGGTCTTTTCGGTACAGAAGAGATAGAACGTGTATAGAAACAAAAAGCTAAGAGTTGAAAACGAAAAATCACCAATCACGATTCACGAAAAGAAAGGAGTACCTCATAGATGACGAGTGGAGATTTCAAAACAAGCTATAAGGCAGATATGGCAATATTTCAAACCGTCTGGATAAAGTTGTGGATGGCAGGATTTATTGTCTTTATGATTTTCTTCCCATTCTGGGCAGGTCCATATTTAACTTATGTTGTAAACCTGGCAGCAATAGCTACCATTGGTGCGCTGGGCATTAATATATTAACAGGGTTTACCGGTCAAATATCTCTGGGACATGGGGCATTTATTGCCATCGGGGCATACTCCACTGCCATCCTTACCGCTGATGCAGGCTTTCCTTTTTGGCTTGCACTACCGACTGCGGCTCTGATTACGGCAATCTCTGGACTGATAGTTGGGGGACCATCACTCCGACTCAAGGGACTTTACCTGGTAATGACCACCATTGCATTCAGTTTTATTGTTCAGTATGTAATAATAAAATGGGAAAGTCTGACAAGAGGTTCTACAGGTATGGGTGTCCCAACGCCAAAGATTTTTGGTCATGCAATCGATAACGATAGGGCATTTTACTTCCTGATCATACCCATAACAGCCCTTGCTCTGCTATTTGCTAGAAATCTTATCAGAACCAAGGTAGGCCGAGCCTGGGTAGCCATAAGGGACAGGGACATATCGGCTGAGGTAATGGGGGTAAATCTGGCACGGTATAAGGTAACATCGTTCTTTGTCAGTTCATTCTATGCTGGGCTGGCAGGTGGTTTATATGCTTATTATATAACGGATATCAGTCCGGAACATTTTCCCATTACCCTATCCATAGACTACCTTGCCATGATCATCATAGGAGGTATGGGGTCAATCCTGGGTTCTGTTTTTGGGGCAATGTTTGTAACTATGCTACCTGAAGGAATAAGAATAGCAGCAGACGTATTTGGTACCTCTTACCCTGTTCTGGTAGACAGGTTCTTTGAGGTAAAGGTAATGGCATTCGGACTGGCAATAATCCTTTTTCTTATCTTTGAACCCACTGGCATATATGGACGCTGGATCAAAACCAAAATATACTATAAGTCGTGGCCGTTTACATATTAGTTGTTTTCTTTTTTTATAGCACCATAAGCCATCTAAGAGTAATGCAAAATTCTCATAGTGTTTATATCGAAATCAGACAATATCTAAATAAAAAGAAGTTAGGGGGATAAAGTTTATGAAGAAAGTTTTAACGCTCGTAGTATTGATTGTAAGTATTGTAATGTTATTTGACCTTCCTGTCCATGCAAAGGAAGTGAGAGGGATAACCAATGATGCAATTAAAATAGGCGTTTCCACTGACATGACAGGACCTGTAGTCAGCATTCTCGGACAAATGACGGAAGGGTACAGAAACTTCTTCAGACACATCAATGATAAGGGAGGGATTAACGGAAGAAAGGTTGAAGTAGTGGTTGAGGATGATCGCTACAGCATCCCTCTATGTGTGGCAAATTTCAAGAGACTCCTCTATAAAGAAAAGGTGTTTGTCTTTATCCCATCGGGTACAGGACAGACAAAGGCATTGTATCGCAATATTGAAAAAGAGAAAATACCTACCTTTACTGTAAGTCTCGCAGAGGATATGGTAATCCCTTACAGGAGATACATCTTCATACCATCCGCAACCTATGAGGACCAGATCACACTTATGTTCAAGTACATAAAAGAAGTCTTGGGAGTTAAACAGCCTAAAATATCTTATGTCTCCCCTGATAGTGAATATGGGAAAACAGGGTTTCGAGCGGCTACCAGTACCGCTGAAAAATATGGTCTTAAGCTGGCAAGTACAGAGGTTCTTGCCCTGGGGGCATTTGATGCCTCTACTCAAGCCATGAGTCTAAAGAGGACCAAGCCAGATTTCGTGATACTTGTGGAAGATCTCAATTCAGCGGTTGCCATGCTGAGGGATGCGAGAAAACTTAGTTTAGAGACAACTTTTTTCGGTAATTACTATACGTGTGATGACGACATAGTTCAATTGGGAGGAAAGGCTTCGGAATCATACCTTGGGGTTCAGAGTTTCAGTTCCTGGCATGACGATATCCCCGGAATGAAAACAGTAAGAAATACAACCCTGAAATACTATCCAAATATAAAACCACGCAACAGATACTACATGCAGGGCTGGGTCACTGCCATGATTATAACAGAAGGCTTGAAAAAGGCAGGGAAAAACCTGGATACAGAGTCTTTCATAACCTCTCTAGAGTCTATAAAGAATCTGGATTCCGGTGGTGTAACAGGTCTGATCTCCTATTCACCGAAGCTTCATAAGGCAACTGAATATTTAAAGATATTTAAACCCGATGCAGCTAAAAACAGGCTGGTTCCTATTACCGATTGGATGAAACCCTGAGAGATGTTACTGCCTTTCCATGGTAAAAATGCCCCTTCATAGGGGCATTTTTACCATCAGGCTTTTTCTCTTATTTCTCCACTCTTCCTCCCTTGACTTTCAAAATCCATTGTGTAAAAATGGCATAACCATTCAGGCGCAAACAGATAAAGGCACATAGGCACAAAGCAGAGGATAACATGACTTTGTGCCCTTGTCACTCTGTGCCTTTGTGCCTCAAGCTATCGGCTTTAGCCGATAGTAGTTGACTGGAGGTATCTCTTTTTCCATCCATGAGGAAATATA
It encodes the following:
- a CDS encoding ATP-binding protein, whose product is MPFFPFSHKNAWSLKTKFYLISGFLILMVIIMMAFSIYREYRLTKENLERGKKDLVEVFAVSISDAVMNEKPEMGKKGGGVLDKHIGQMINKNLNIGYVVIADASGQIIRDRYKEGFERYREIPLGQTTLQDTLPNKTLIRRYKADQEMLEISTPLIYGYKKVGYLRVGFYLQSLQSKTLKRYLVKPYNEMIFLSAVLIALTFIIVYVLTLKIIRPVLKLTDDLREVSRGNLSIRSSISHKDEIGFLSQAFNTMMDNLNQARRELRRTHANMIQTEKMAAMGKLAAGLAHEINNPLGGVLTCLETLRQNSQDEELRVKYFNLIQTGLERIRRTVKQLLNFGKQRNFQPEPTDINMLMNRTLEMTSHHFSSNRITVLKEFDEDIPKILADPHQLIQVFVNLILNAIQAMPEGGDLWIETRQEDKNVSVIIRDRGCGIPKENLDRIFDPFFSTKEHEQGTGLGLSVSYAIIQDHAGEIEVESKEGFGSQFMILLPVNHREDKKTHKSFLKGLQHGER
- a CDS encoding AMP-binding protein; this encodes MIKDTFPHKFFEQVKKYGDKRVALREKEFGIWQEITWKEYGENVRNFALGLVSLGLEKGDNVCVIGESCKEWVYADIAIQSVGGVTVGIYSVDYAEGVRYIVDNCQAKFIVAEDQEQTDKVLEFRDRQPHLLKCIVMDPKGLRNYNDPFIINFYDLVDMGKELDRKDPSLLQKRMDEIETDDVNMMLYTSGTTGKPKGVMYTHRTIKHLISGLTQANPVYGSDTVLSFLPLNHAIERIMSVIIPVHIGCTVNFAEDTSTVEQNIREISPTFFLAVPRIYEKLSSAIQIKMQDATWIKRLCYKIAMPIGHRICAFDEKGEKIPFYWRILNFLAYLLCFRALQDHLGFLRTRIMYTGGAAVAPEMNRFFYSIGIKLRELYGMTEIGIATTHQGRGFKIGTAGKVLPGIEYRITEEGEFICKTPAMFKGYYKNPKATEEAKGDGWMRTNDLVYMDDEGYLHVLGRRQDIFISSDGKMIAPDEIENKLKFSPLIMEAIVVGEGKEHLAVLIQIDYPYVGKWAMNQKIPYTTFKSLSMRPEVYGLIAEEIRKVNKTLAHDRQIKKFTLLTKELDHDEDEMTATQKVRRAAIREMYRDIIEGIHETGYDV
- a CDS encoding ABC transporter substrate-binding protein; amino-acid sequence: MKKVLTLVVLIVSIVMLFDLPVHAKEVRGITNDAIKIGVSTDMTGPVVSILGQMTEGYRNFFRHINDKGGINGRKVEVVVEDDRYSIPLCVANFKRLLYKEKVFVFIPSGTGQTKALYRNIEKEKIPTFTVSLAEDMVIPYRRYIFIPSATYEDQITLMFKYIKEVLGVKQPKISYVSPDSEYGKTGFRAATSTAEKYGLKLASTEVLALGAFDASTQAMSLKRTKPDFVILVEDLNSAVAMLRDARKLSLETTFFGNYYTCDDDIVQLGGKASESYLGVQSFSSWHDDIPGMKTVRNTTLKYYPNIKPRNRYYMQGWVTAMIITEGLKKAGKNLDTESFITSLESIKNLDSGGVTGLISYSPKLHKATEYLKIFKPDAAKNRLVPITDWMKP
- a CDS encoding branched-chain amino acid ABC transporter permease gives rise to the protein MFSDQLHFLAQLVVSGITVGSVYSLIALGFVLIYKATDVLNLAIGELMMLGAYFCFTLITTYKIPYIPAFLITLVFSAILGILLERIILRPMIGEPILAIVMITIGLGTVFRSIIGMIWGPLNYVFPGPFSEEPLMLGTIAVSHVHLWAMIMAIIVMILFLSFFKFTTMGIGMRATADDQDIAFLMGISVKKVVAVSWLIATVVSSIAGIFLANINLLNLNLYFIGLKALPAAVMGGLDSIAGAMIGGVIIGVLENLAGGYLDHLFGGGVKEVAAFIILLLIMMIRPYGLFGTEEIERV
- a CDS encoding AMP-binding protein, with protein sequence MANEYEYWSKELETMPQERLREHQLGRLKKQLKYAYKNSPYYKKSFNEAGVKPEDIKSFEDYQKGIPFISKPQLIEIQARNQPFGGLLAVEPKELSQLFYAPGPIIYPFTWKEWGYVIEVVARALFTMGARKDDIVDCTVNYNWVIAGMLLGDGMKMVGCAVLPGGVGMTRTHIEVMKLTKCSLIFGFPTFCQQLADTAIEMGIAPDKDLSIRLVQVFGEVRTEAGKKALGEAFGANVRELYGTADLGIVAAECSESGGMHLDPDVLVEILDPHTGQPVAWGESGEICGCDFNRKAMPIIRYRTGDITEGLNLEPCSCGRTTPRIKRILGRVGDIPRIKGMFISPRQIDNVLDNYPELGKYQIIVERPKLRDELTIKIEYKKAVNLEGITERLVNDLKVAIRVTPQLELVKKGIIPEDAPLVDDRRKV
- a CDS encoding branched-chain amino acid ABC transporter permease: MTSGDFKTSYKADMAIFQTVWIKLWMAGFIVFMIFFPFWAGPYLTYVVNLAAIATIGALGINILTGFTGQISLGHGAFIAIGAYSTAILTADAGFPFWLALPTAALITAISGLIVGGPSLRLKGLYLVMTTIAFSFIVQYVIIKWESLTRGSTGMGVPTPKIFGHAIDNDRAFYFLIIPITALALLFARNLIRTKVGRAWVAIRDRDISAEVMGVNLARYKVTSFFVSSFYAGLAGGLYAYYITDISPEHFPITLSIDYLAMIIIGGMGSILGSVFGAMFVTMLPEGIRIAADVFGTSYPVLVDRFFEVKVMAFGLAIILFLIFEPTGIYGRWIKTKIYYKSWPFTY
- a CDS encoding ABC transporter ATP-binding protein gives rise to the protein MHQQSNEYQLEIRDLSMRFGGIVALDNVSFGIKKGEIFSIIGPNGAGKTTIFNCISRVYTPQRGEITFEGHNILKLKPHNVAGLGIARTFQNVELFKNMTVLDNLMLGRHHIMNCGVIAGGIYLGKAQHLEIEHRKRAEWIIDFLEMEAVRKQVVRNLPFGTQKRVELARALAMDPKIILLDEPVSGMNLEETEDIARFILDINEELGITCVIVEHDMGVVMDISHRVAAIDFGEKIAEGTASEIQQDPEVIKAYLGSEDLVVGRRVEEY
- a CDS encoding ABC transporter ATP-binding protein; this translates as MLTLNNVEVVYNDVIAAVRGISFEVPDKAIIALLGSNGAGKSTTLKAISGILKSQDGEIEDGSIEFNGVRLNEKSPEEVVRMGVCQVPEGRRVFDDLTVDENIRVGAFTRKDKNRVTRDYDFVMDLFPLLKERKNQLAGYLSGGEQQMLAIGRGMMSKPKLMMLDEPSLGLAPLVVKEIFNVIMRINQEEGTGILLVEQNANVALLHASYGYIMENGKIVMDDKSEKLIENEDVKTFYLGLTEDAQKKSYKEVKHYKRRKRWLS